From Bacillota bacterium, the proteins below share one genomic window:
- a CDS encoding glycosyltransferase codes for MPAALAAAFNAVSFSLALLNSYFWNRSWTWRDSRPHFGRFVLVSLASAGVSTLVLGLWLALWPKPPDVSWLGWLLLRRATPPISGLLWINLGKAAGGVVSLLTNYVGYSLFSFHRLYRLEPLGGSGEGVGGPLAAGAVELSLVIPAFDEEERLPQTLGRLAAWVPEWERRHGRPAEVVVVDDGSRDGTTRLLARAASVHPWLRAYRLEPHGGKGAAVREGLAAAAGTYAVMTDADLAFGLEPVEEALAALGRGADVVAGRRLEKGDGLRGLTHRLFRGLVRLLGLDTVVDTQCGFKAFRMESVRPLLGRLHVDNFSFDIELLFVARRNGLRIVELPLAWRQVERSTVRPGRHAAGMLLAALGVWARARWSSAYDDGRRRGDTGEA; via the coding sequence GTGCCGGCCGCGCTGGCGGCCGCCTTCAACGCCGTCTCCTTCAGCCTGGCGCTCCTCAACAGCTACTTCTGGAACCGGAGCTGGACCTGGCGGGACAGCCGGCCCCACTTCGGCCGCTTCGTCCTGGTCAGCCTGGCCTCGGCCGGCGTCAGCACGCTGGTGCTCGGCCTCTGGCTGGCGCTCTGGCCGAAGCCGCCCGACGTGAGCTGGCTCGGCTGGCTCCTCCTGCGCCGCGCCACGCCGCCGATCTCCGGCCTCCTCTGGATCAACCTGGGCAAGGCGGCGGGCGGCGTGGTCAGCCTCCTCACCAACTACGTGGGCTACAGCCTCTTCTCGTTCCACCGCCTCTACCGCCTGGAGCCACTGGGCGGGAGCGGGGAGGGGGTGGGCGGGCCGCTCGCCGCCGGCGCGGTGGAGCTGAGCCTCGTCATCCCCGCCTTCGACGAGGAGGAGCGGCTGCCGCAGACGCTCGGGCGCCTGGCCGCGTGGGTGCCGGAGTGGGAGCGGCGCCATGGCCGGCCGGCCGAGGTGGTGGTGGTGGACGACGGGAGCCGCGACGGGACGACCCGGTTGCTGGCCCGTGCCGCCTCCGTCCATCCGTGGCTGCGGGCCTACCGGCTGGAGCCGCACGGCGGCAAGGGCGCGGCCGTCCGCGAGGGGCTGGCCGCCGCGGCCGGGACGTATGCGGTCATGACCGACGCCGACCTGGCCTTCGGGCTGGAGCCGGTGGAGGAGGCGCTGGCGGCGCTCGGCCGCGGGGCCGACGTGGTGGCGGGACGGCGCCTGGAGAAGGGGGACGGCCTGCGCGGCCTGACGCACCGCCTCTTCCGCGGGCTGGTCCGGCTCCTGGGCCTGGACACCGTGGTCGACACGCAGTGCGGCTTCAAGGCCTTCCGCATGGAGAGCGTCCGCCCGCTCCTCGGGCGTCTCCACGTGGACAACTTCAGCTTTGACATCGAGCTCCTCTTCGTCGCCCGCCGGAACGGGCTCCGCATCGTCGAACTGCCCCTGGCCTGGCGTCAAGTGGAGCGCTCCACGGTCCGCCCCGGCCGCCACGCGGCCGGCATGCTCCTGGCGGCGCTGGGCGTCTGGGCGCGCGCCCGCTGGAGCAGCGCCTACGACGACGGGCGCCGGCGCGGCGACACGGGCGAGGCCTGA
- a CDS encoding IclR family transcriptional regulator, whose amino-acid sequence MGDQNGTHGRRPGRNGTSPGAVDPQSGAARGQLLQTVGRALEVLEAVVSRDHWNATQLALHLGIRKSVLLRILATLGQYKFVDYSQPEGVYRAGERLWSLAGKTLRSTDLRTVARPFLARLVERCGETAVLTVARNGWCVYVDAVPSPHPLRVMPEIGSTQPLHLGAPARVLLAYLPAAEVRAYLEERADEIAASGSRVQEIWLDLARIQREGYVFSVGEHEPGAFSLGVPLLDRAGRLIAGIAVAGPRTRWEPERLPGLLEELRSAARDIAFLLQEADPLTGQSAGAPVGAT is encoded by the coding sequence GTGGGCGATCAGAACGGAACGCATGGCCGGCGCCCGGGCCGGAACGGCACCTCCCCCGGCGCCGTCGACCCGCAGTCGGGGGCGGCCCGCGGCCAGCTGCTCCAGACCGTCGGGCGGGCGCTGGAGGTCCTGGAGGCCGTCGTCTCGCGCGACCACTGGAACGCGACCCAGCTGGCCCTTCATCTGGGCATCCGCAAGAGCGTCCTCCTCCGCATCCTGGCCACGCTGGGCCAGTACAAGTTCGTCGACTACAGCCAGCCCGAGGGGGTCTACCGCGCCGGGGAGCGCCTCTGGAGCCTGGCCGGCAAGACGCTCCGCTCGACGGACCTGCGCACGGTGGCGCGTCCCTTCCTGGCGCGGCTGGTGGAGCGCTGCGGCGAGACGGCCGTGCTGACGGTGGCCCGCAACGGCTGGTGCGTCTATGTGGATGCGGTGCCTTCGCCCCACCCGCTGCGCGTCATGCCGGAGATCGGCAGCACGCAGCCGCTGCACCTGGGGGCACCGGCCCGGGTCCTGCTGGCCTACCTGCCCGCCGCCGAGGTGCGCGCCTACCTGGAGGAGCGCGCCGACGAGATCGCCGCCTCGGGGAGCCGCGTCCAGGAGATCTGGCTCGACCTGGCCCGCATCCAGCGCGAGGGCTACGTCTTCTCCGTCGGCGAGCACGAGCCGGGCGCCTTCTCGCTGGGGGTGCCGCTTTTGGACCGGGCCGGCCGTCTCATCGCCGGCATCGCCGTCGCGGGGCCGCGCACGCGCTGGGAACCCGAGCGCCTGCCCGGCCTGCTGGAGGAGCTGCGGTCGGCCGCCCGGGACATCGCCTTCCTCCTCCAGGAAGCCGATCCCCTCACCGGCCAGTCGGCCGGCGCTCCCGTGGGAGCCACCTGA
- a CDS encoding ammonium transporter has protein sequence MGRPHGPGCRSAGAAWRRRTARTLLALATVLLVASLLAAPALAAGGDPSGVATGGITDVPAAHAGAPTLEEVAQATGHATVGINFVWTLVTGFLVFFMQAGFALVETGFTRAKNALHTMAMNLMVFLVGAIGYWLVGFAVQFGGVGHVAQLGGTPPLNAEWAPGGWGLLGWHGFLLSSGGAYDVGVFTLFLFQMVFMDTAVTIPTGAMAERVKFAAIVASSFFISMVLYPFFGNWVWGGGWLAQLGSRLGLGHGVVDFAGSGVVHAIGGAAGLAGALVLGPRIGRYGRDGKPRPMPGHDIPMAILGTVILFFGWFGFNPGSTLAGTDLRISVVAVNTMMAGAVGGFVAMVYAWLRTGKPDPGMMANGVLAGLVAITAPSAFVNSAAAVLIGAVAGVLVYESIQFFDRIHVDDPVGAISVHLINGIWGVLSVGLFADGTYGVGWNGVGAGAARGVAGLLYGDPSQLLAQLVDVAVILVWGFGLSYVFFRALDALMGIRVSQAAELAGLDLPEMGSLAYPDFVLRSEVQAEPAFASGRLGVETARAAGEAGASPSTSG, from the coding sequence ATGGGGCGTCCTCACGGTCCAGGGTGCAGGAGTGCAGGGGCGGCCTGGAGGAGGCGAACCGCACGGACGCTCCTGGCTCTGGCGACGGTGCTGCTGGTCGCCTCCCTCTTGGCCGCTCCGGCCTTGGCGGCAGGGGGGGATCCCAGCGGCGTCGCCACGGGCGGGATCACGGACGTGCCGGCCGCCCACGCGGGCGCGCCGACGCTGGAAGAGGTGGCCCAGGCCACGGGCCATGCCACGGTGGGCATCAACTTCGTCTGGACGCTGGTGACGGGCTTCCTGGTCTTCTTCATGCAGGCCGGCTTCGCGCTGGTGGAGACCGGCTTCACGCGGGCCAAGAACGCTCTCCACACCATGGCCATGAACCTGATGGTCTTTCTGGTGGGGGCCATCGGCTACTGGCTGGTCGGCTTCGCCGTCCAGTTCGGCGGCGTGGGCCACGTGGCCCAGCTGGGAGGCACGCCGCCGCTGAACGCCGAGTGGGCGCCGGGCGGCTGGGGCCTCCTGGGCTGGCACGGCTTCCTGCTGAGTAGCGGCGGCGCCTACGACGTCGGGGTCTTCACGCTCTTCCTCTTCCAGATGGTCTTCATGGACACCGCGGTCACCATCCCCACCGGAGCCATGGCCGAGCGGGTCAAGTTCGCGGCCATCGTCGCCTCGTCGTTCTTCATCTCCATGGTGCTCTACCCGTTCTTCGGCAACTGGGTCTGGGGAGGCGGCTGGCTGGCGCAGCTGGGCAGCCGTCTGGGGCTGGGCCACGGCGTGGTCGACTTCGCCGGTTCGGGCGTGGTCCACGCCATCGGCGGCGCGGCCGGCCTGGCCGGGGCGCTGGTGCTGGGGCCGCGCATCGGGCGCTACGGTCGCGACGGGAAGCCTCGGCCGATGCCCGGCCACGACATCCCCATGGCCATCCTGGGGACGGTCATCCTCTTCTTCGGCTGGTTCGGCTTCAACCCCGGCAGCACCCTGGCGGGCACCGACCTGCGCATCTCCGTGGTGGCGGTCAACACCATGATGGCCGGGGCCGTGGGCGGCTTTGTGGCCATGGTCTACGCCTGGCTGCGCACCGGAAAGCCGGACCCGGGCATGATGGCCAACGGAGTCCTGGCCGGTCTGGTGGCCATCACCGCGCCTAGCGCCTTCGTCAACTCGGCGGCGGCGGTCCTGATCGGGGCGGTCGCCGGTGTGCTGGTCTACGAGAGCATCCAGTTCTTCGACCGGATCCACGTGGACGATCCGGTGGGTGCCATCAGCGTCCACCTGATCAACGGCATCTGGGGCGTGCTCTCCGTCGGCCTCTTCGCCGACGGCACGTACGGCGTCGGCTGGAACGGCGTCGGCGCCGGGGCCGCGCGGGGCGTGGCCGGCCTCCTCTACGGCGACCCGAGCCAGCTGCTGGCCCAGCTGGTGGACGTGGCGGTCATCCTGGTCTGGGGCTTCGGCCTCTCCTACGTCTTCTTCCGCGCGCTGGACGCCCTGATGGGGATCCGCGTCAGCCAGGCGGCGGAGCTGGCCGGCCTCGACCTGCCGGAGATGGGTTCGCTGGCCTACCCCGACTTCGTCCTGCGCTCGGAGGTCCAGGCCGAGCCCGCCTTCGCCTCCGGCCGCCTGGGGGTGGAGACGGCACGCGCCGCCGGCGAGGCCGGAGCTTCCCCCTCGACCTCGGGCTGA
- a CDS encoding dienelactone hydrolase family protein, producing the protein MAEVTSEEVVFRGQERPVEALLVRPQEAGRHPALILVHEIWGLDDHIREVARRFAAEGYVTLAPDLYTGPLREAMQPEKIRAGMEFLRQAPPEVQRDPALLRARLAGMPPERARALETLMDVLSPGRLDAFARDLLGAVAFLRARPEVDPERIGSLGFCMGGGLSARLATLSPELRACVVFYGENPPLEAVPAIRAAVLGLYGGEDARITETVPELARAMAEAGKRFTYHVYPGARHAFFNDTRPTYDAAAAADAWRRVLDFLGAELGGGR; encoded by the coding sequence ATGGCCGAGGTGACGAGCGAGGAAGTGGTCTTCCGCGGCCAGGAGCGGCCCGTCGAGGCGCTCCTGGTCCGGCCGCAGGAAGCGGGGCGGCACCCCGCCCTGATCCTCGTCCACGAGATCTGGGGGCTGGACGACCACATCCGGGAGGTGGCGCGGCGCTTCGCCGCCGAGGGCTACGTGACGCTGGCGCCCGACCTGTACACCGGCCCCCTGCGGGAGGCGATGCAGCCGGAGAAGATCCGCGCCGGCATGGAGTTCCTCCGCCAGGCTCCGCCGGAGGTGCAGCGCGACCCGGCGCTCCTGCGCGCGCGCCTGGCCGGGATGCCGCCCGAGCGGGCCCGCGCCCTGGAGACGCTGATGGACGTGCTGAGCCCGGGCCGGCTCGACGCCTTTGCCCGCGACCTGCTGGGCGCCGTCGCCTTCCTGCGCGCGCGGCCGGAGGTGGATCCCGAGCGCATCGGCAGCCTCGGCTTCTGCATGGGCGGCGGGCTCTCGGCGCGGCTGGCCACGCTCTCGCCGGAGCTGCGGGCCTGCGTCGTCTTCTACGGCGAGAACCCGCCGCTGGAGGCGGTGCCGGCCATCCGCGCGGCGGTCCTCGGCCTCTACGGCGGCGAGGACGCGCGCATCACGGAGACGGTGCCGGAGCTGGCGCGCGCCATGGCCGAGGCGGGCAAGCGCTTCACCTACCACGTCTACCCGGGTGCCAGGCACGCCTTCTTCAACGATACGCGGCCCACCTACGACGCCGCCGCCGCGGCCGACGCCTGGCGGCGGGTGCTGGACTTCCTCGGCGCGGAGCTGGGCGGCGGGCGCTGA
- a CDS encoding sigma-70 family RNA polymerase sigma factor translates to MRPADEAHDAGRRLLRYVRAVLRRLAAREHLRRSRREARELPLEAGAEPGARAANPEEEALRAVFLDQLLARLGAQERRVVVATVLEGRTEAEVARELGISQQRVAAVRRRALAKLRRFLEEADS, encoded by the coding sequence ATGCGCCCTGCGGACGAAGCGCACGACGCCGGACGACGCCTTCTGCGCTACGTGCGGGCCGTGCTGCGCCGGCTGGCCGCGCGCGAGCACCTGCGCCGCAGCCGGCGAGAGGCGCGCGAGCTGCCGCTGGAGGCCGGCGCGGAGCCGGGCGCACGTGCGGCCAACCCCGAGGAGGAAGCGCTGCGGGCGGTCTTTCTGGACCAGCTCCTGGCGCGCCTCGGCGCCCAGGAGCGCCGGGTGGTGGTGGCCACCGTCCTCGAGGGCCGGACCGAGGCCGAGGTGGCGCGCGAGCTGGGGATCAGCCAGCAGCGCGTGGCCGCCGTCCGGCGGCGGGCGCTGGCCAAGCTGCGGCGCTTCCTGGAGGAGGCGGACTCCTGA
- a CDS encoding acetamidase/formamidase family protein, whose product MEIRTVHAAQHHFGWDRSLPPVLEVEPGETVDFEVVDASGGQLGPDSTADELARLDFGRLNPVTGPVFVRGARPGDALEVEILDFSAPAWGWTAILPGFGLLADEFPEPYLKIWELSGGRAEFRPGIELPIRPFPGTIGVALAEPGRHDVIPPRQNGGNMDIRHLTRGARLLLPVWVEGALFSVGDTHAAQGDGEVCGTAIETPLRITLRFGLRPGLGLSEPEYELPAAAAQPADPAGYHVTTGIAPDLMEAARRAVRNQIRWLEREHGLSRPEAYALSSVAVDLRISEVVDAPNWLVSAFLPLSIFR is encoded by the coding sequence ATGGAGATCCGCACCGTCCACGCCGCGCAGCACCACTTCGGCTGGGACCGCTCGCTCCCGCCGGTGCTGGAGGTGGAGCCCGGGGAGACCGTCGACTTCGAGGTGGTGGACGCCTCCGGCGGGCAGCTGGGGCCGGACTCGACGGCGGACGAGCTGGCGCGGCTCGACTTCGGCCGCCTCAACCCGGTGACGGGCCCCGTCTTCGTCCGTGGCGCCCGGCCGGGCGACGCGCTGGAGGTGGAGATCCTCGACTTCAGCGCGCCGGCCTGGGGCTGGACGGCCATCCTGCCCGGCTTCGGCCTCCTGGCCGACGAGTTCCCCGAGCCCTACCTGAAGATCTGGGAGCTCTCCGGCGGGCGGGCCGAGTTCCGCCCCGGCATCGAGCTCCCCATCCGTCCCTTCCCCGGCACCATCGGCGTGGCGCTGGCCGAGCCGGGGCGGCACGACGTCATCCCGCCGCGGCAGAACGGCGGCAACATGGACATCCGCCACCTGACGCGGGGCGCGCGGCTGCTCCTGCCCGTCTGGGTGGAGGGCGCGCTCTTCTCCGTGGGCGACACCCACGCCGCCCAGGGCGACGGCGAGGTCTGCGGCACGGCCATCGAGACGCCGCTCCGCATCACCCTTCGCTTCGGCCTGCGCCCGGGCCTCGGCCTGAGCGAGCCCGAGTACGAGCTGCCCGCCGCCGCGGCGCAGCCGGCCGACCCGGCGGGCTACCACGTGACCACCGGCATCGCGCCCGACCTGATGGAGGCGGCGCGGCGGGCGGTGCGGAACCAGATCCGCTGGCTGGAGCGGGAGCACGGCCTGAGCCGGCCCGAGGCCTACGCGCTCTCCAGCGTGGCCGTCGACCTGCGCATCAGCGAGGTGGTGGACGCGCCCAACTGGCTGGTCTCGGCCTTTCTCCCGCTCTCCATCTTCCGCTGA
- a CDS encoding ABC transporter permease, giving the protein MASYLLRRLAMAVLVVFGISLITFAIIYFLPADPARMYAGPNASVAAVERIRHQLGLDQPLWVQYGRYLERVFVHGDFGYSYKLQMPVTAAILSRLPNTLELIFAAIFVELAVGLPTGVYAAVRKGRWADSLSIVLALLGVSAPPFWLGLLLLYLFGYLLGWLPLGGAGGPQYLILPALTAGLGGAGWYARMARSSVLEVLGRDYVRTARAKGLGEARVILGHVLRNALNPIITMAGQDVPWFVGNIAVVEMVFAWPGIGRLAVNAILLDDVPLVMGTVTFAALLVVVANVLVDLAQALVDPQIRFD; this is encoded by the coding sequence GTGGCCTCCTACCTGCTCCGGCGGCTGGCCATGGCGGTGCTGGTGGTCTTCGGGATCTCGCTGATCACCTTCGCCATCATCTACTTCCTGCCGGCCGACCCGGCGCGCATGTACGCCGGGCCCAACGCCTCGGTGGCGGCGGTGGAGCGCATCCGCCACCAGCTGGGCCTCGACCAGCCGCTCTGGGTCCAGTACGGACGCTACCTGGAGCGCGTCTTCGTCCACGGCGACTTCGGCTACTCCTACAAGCTGCAGATGCCGGTGACGGCGGCCATCCTCAGCCGCCTGCCCAACACGCTGGAGCTGATCTTCGCCGCCATCTTCGTCGAACTGGCGGTGGGGCTGCCCACGGGCGTCTACGCCGCCGTGCGCAAGGGGCGCTGGGCCGATTCGCTCAGCATCGTGCTGGCGCTCCTCGGCGTCTCGGCGCCGCCCTTCTGGCTGGGGCTCCTCCTGCTCTACCTCTTCGGCTACCTGCTGGGCTGGCTGCCGCTGGGCGGCGCGGGCGGGCCGCAGTACCTGATCCTGCCCGCGCTGACGGCGGGGCTGGGCGGCGCCGGCTGGTACGCGCGCATGGCCCGCTCCAGCGTGCTGGAGGTGCTGGGCCGCGACTACGTGCGCACGGCGCGCGCCAAGGGGCTGGGCGAGGCGCGGGTGATCCTCGGCCACGTGCTGCGCAACGCGCTCAACCCCATCATCACCATGGCCGGCCAGGACGTGCCCTGGTTCGTCGGCAACATCGCGGTGGTGGAGATGGTCTTCGCCTGGCCGGGCATCGGCCGCCTGGCGGTCAACGCCATCCTCCTGGACGACGTGCCGCTGGTCATGGGGACGGTCACCTTCGCCGCGCTGCTGGTGGTGGTGGCCAACGTGCTGGTCGACCTGGCCCAGGCGCTGGTCGACCCGCAGATCCGCTTCGACTGA
- a CDS encoding ABC transporter permease, which yields MGRLPGPLGEPGAGEAGAEGSGREPAPSTVLLSPGRLALRRLAANRAALAAALFVLLLALVAVFAPYVAPHDPTTQFADGLTAQGQPVPSTLPHSTRFLLGTDANGRDLLSRLIWGARVSLTVGVLANALAVGVGLLVGATAAYVGGWPGQVLMRLTDMVMAFPTLLLALALIAVLKPGMGVIILVIGGVYWTWIARVIYGEVRAIREQEFILAAESLGASRARILFRHVVPQLVPTLIVWTSLGIATNVMLEASLSYLGIGIQPPTPSWGVMIQEGQTYFRTAPWLVLYPGLAILLTVLSFNVLGDGLRDALDPRRGR from the coding sequence ATCGGACGCCTTCCGGGACCCCTCGGGGAGCCCGGGGCGGGGGAAGCCGGCGCGGAGGGGAGCGGGCGGGAGCCCGCCCCCTCCACCGTCCTCCTCTCGCCCGGGCGCCTCGCGCTCCGCCGCCTGGCGGCCAACCGGGCCGCTCTGGCGGCGGCCCTCTTCGTGCTACTGCTGGCGCTGGTGGCCGTCTTCGCGCCCTATGTGGCGCCGCACGACCCGACGACGCAGTTCGCCGACGGCCTGACCGCCCAGGGCCAGCCGGTGCCCAGCACTCTGCCGCACAGCACGCGCTTCCTCCTGGGCACCGACGCCAACGGTCGCGACCTCCTCAGCCGCCTCATCTGGGGGGCGCGCGTCTCGCTCACCGTCGGCGTCCTGGCCAACGCCCTGGCCGTCGGCGTCGGGCTCTTGGTGGGCGCCACCGCCGCCTACGTGGGCGGCTGGCCGGGCCAGGTGCTGATGCGGCTGACCGACATGGTGATGGCCTTCCCCACGCTCCTCCTGGCGCTGGCGCTGATCGCCGTGCTCAAGCCGGGCATGGGCGTCATCATCCTGGTCATCGGCGGCGTCTACTGGACCTGGATCGCCCGCGTCATCTACGGCGAGGTGCGTGCCATCCGCGAGCAGGAGTTCATCCTGGCGGCCGAGAGCCTGGGTGCCAGCCGGGCGCGGATCCTCTTCCGGCACGTGGTGCCACAGCTGGTGCCGACGCTGATCGTCTGGACGAGCCTGGGCATCGCCACCAACGTCATGCTGGAGGCGAGCCTCAGCTACCTGGGCATCGGCATCCAGCCGCCCACGCCCAGCTGGGGGGTCATGATCCAGGAGGGGCAGACCTACTTCCGCACCGCCCCCTGGCTGGTCCTCTACCCGGGCCTGGCCATCCTGCTGACGGTGCTCAGCTTCAACGTCCTCGGCGACGGGCTGCGGGACGCCCTCGACCCGCGGCGGGGGAGGTGA
- a CDS encoding ABC transporter substrate-binding protein — MTGWLRKRRFRGRVWVAAFALAAVLAGCGGGTSSLGPQGGGSGSAQGGSAGAPAGSGGTAAKTITIAYKDDLATLDPAIGYDWTNWPAEKMVFDGLLDYDSTTNLVPRLAASMPEVSQGGKVYTFHLRKGVKFQNGREVTAEDVAYTITRVLDPKTKSPGSGFYTGIEGAQTFVDGKASSVSGIQVLDRYTIRFVLTSPDVTFPNKMALNFAFVVPKEEVAKYGADFGHHPVGTGPFRLVKWTPGQQLVFEKNPDYFLSGIPKVDRVVIQVGVDPTVALLRLQKGDIDIMGDPVPTAELAGMLQDPAWKNRITVAPQVSTIYVAINTRMKPFTDVRVRQALNMAIDKERIVKLLAGQGTVANQILPPLMPGYDPSYKGYPYDPQQAKRLLAEAGYPDGFSTTMECLDVDPQPKLCQSIQADLAQIGVKVDLKTLEASTIIADAGTPNKVPLVWSGGLAWIQDYPDPSDFYGPILGCSSAVQGGWNWAWYCNPQLEQQANQALGILDRTQRLDLYRQIFRKLMDEAVWVPVYNGQYVIAHSEQVVGDVHDFAHPEHTIFYERLSKKG; from the coding sequence TTGACGGGGTGGCTCCGTAAGCGGCGCTTTCGAGGCAGGGTCTGGGTCGCCGCCTTCGCCCTCGCGGCCGTGCTGGCCGGATGCGGAGGCGGGACGTCGTCGCTGGGCCCGCAGGGGGGAGGCTCCGGCTCCGCCCAGGGCGGCTCCGCCGGTGCCCCGGCGGGGAGCGGCGGCACGGCGGCCAAGACGATCACCATCGCCTACAAGGACGACCTGGCCACCCTCGACCCGGCCATCGGCTACGACTGGACCAACTGGCCGGCCGAGAAGATGGTCTTCGACGGGCTGCTGGACTACGACTCGACCACCAACCTGGTGCCGCGTCTGGCCGCCTCCATGCCCGAGGTGAGCCAGGGCGGCAAGGTCTACACCTTCCACCTGCGCAAGGGCGTCAAGTTCCAGAACGGGCGCGAGGTGACGGCCGAGGACGTGGCCTACACCATCACGCGCGTCCTCGACCCCAAGACCAAGAGCCCGGGTTCGGGCTTCTACACGGGGATCGAGGGGGCGCAGACCTTCGTCGACGGAAAGGCTTCCTCGGTCTCGGGCATCCAGGTGCTGGACCGCTACACCATCCGCTTCGTCCTCACCAGCCCGGACGTCACCTTCCCCAACAAGATGGCGCTCAACTTCGCCTTCGTCGTGCCCAAGGAGGAGGTGGCCAAGTACGGCGCCGACTTCGGGCACCACCCGGTGGGGACGGGGCCCTTCCGCCTGGTGAAGTGGACGCCGGGGCAGCAGCTGGTCTTCGAGAAGAACCCGGACTACTTCCTGTCGGGGATCCCCAAGGTCGACCGCGTGGTCATCCAGGTGGGCGTCGACCCGACGGTGGCGCTGCTCCGCCTGCAGAAGGGCGACATCGACATCATGGGCGACCCGGTGCCCACGGCCGAGCTGGCCGGGATGCTGCAGGATCCGGCCTGGAAGAACCGGATCACGGTCGCCCCGCAGGTGAGCACCATCTACGTGGCCATCAACACGCGCATGAAGCCCTTCACCGACGTGCGCGTGCGCCAGGCGCTCAACATGGCGATCGACAAGGAGCGGATCGTCAAGCTCCTGGCGGGCCAGGGGACAGTGGCCAACCAGATCCTGCCGCCGCTGATGCCGGGCTATGACCCGTCGTACAAGGGCTACCCCTACGACCCGCAGCAGGCGAAGCGGCTCCTGGCGGAGGCGGGCTACCCCGACGGCTTCAGCACCACCATGGAGTGCCTGGACGTCGACCCGCAGCCGAAGCTCTGCCAGTCCATCCAGGCGGACCTGGCGCAGATCGGGGTGAAGGTGGACCTGAAGACGCTGGAGGCGAGCACCATCATCGCCGACGCCGGCACGCCCAACAAGGTGCCGCTGGTCTGGTCGGGCGGGCTCGCCTGGATCCAGGACTACCCGGATCCCAGCGACTTCTACGGGCCCATCCTGGGCTGCAGCTCGGCGGTGCAGGGCGGCTGGAACTGGGCCTGGTACTGCAACCCCCAGCTGGAGCAGCAGGCCAATCAGGCGCTGGGCATCCTGGACCGGACGCAGCGCCTCGACCTCTACCGGCAGATCTTCCGCAAGCTGATGGACGAGGCGGTCTGGGTGCCGGTCTACAACGGGCAGTACGTCATCGCCCACTCGGAGCAGGTGGTGGGTGACGTCCACGACTTCGCCCACCCCGAGCACACCATCTTCTACGAACGCTTGTCCAAGAAGGGCTGA